One Misgurnus anguillicaudatus chromosome 5, ASM2758022v2, whole genome shotgun sequence genomic window, aaaaaattgatgttttgctagactactttagatgacagaaaaaatatttactgaatattcatgtataataataatgaagaaaattaggaaaatgatgtgtccatgcctgatgttctcatcctccgcaaaactttttgagaacagtttacgcacacatacagaattttaataaaggttGTTTTTGAGTGTCctagcacatggaccagttacttcaagaagGCTACCGCGTAAGTTCATGTTTTTTCCTGTTAagttgaaatattgtcttgtcagaatgctgaCACGacttttttattatcattaccgaaacatatgcttattaaatgttaatttaattaatagaagcataatactttgattttaaatgcatgtgcagaatctccaaattatgttctttcaggtttatcatgtcattttgaaaatatgttagtgttgatgttttctgactgttgcggtaatgagattttttaggactaatttttaaaattatgttacaaaaagtgttaaatgataaataaaagtttttaaattaatgttcccatttactccagactttgtttttcaatgtctggtggggaaaaagtaaatttaagcaatttttacattttcatgcttgacatttttaaaaccaagttttcgtgagaatcacccaactgtTTCAAAGTAGGCTATGTCAAGTCTATCTAAACAATACACAAATTACACCAAATTAAAATCtatcatttttaatgtaataaacctttaaaaataaattactgAATGTAATCAGTACTACATTAATAATTTTGtccaaattattttatgaatgTATCCTATTaacaatcattaaaaacataacaaatgtttatgtATGTGCCGTCAAAATAGTGGAATATTCACACTCCCTTGTTTGAATTACACCGGTTGAGGAAGGATCAGTGTGCCTTGGTCTATGTGTCTGTAAATTGGCATAAAGTTCAACCTGATCTTCATGAGACTTGAAGACCACTGCAGAGTAGATGGTCCCGTTCTGCTCCTGTGAATTCTGCTGCAGAATGGAGAGATGTTGAACACACAGATTAGCCATCAGAGTTTGATAGCATttcaaaaataacttaaataaactATGCATGATGATCTGAAATCAGTTTTTCACACTTATTTAAAGTGGGACTTATcagcaaaataaaattaataaatagtaataaaaaacaatgtagCAGAAAGTACACTTCAACCCATTCGATTAAAAATGGACAAACccactgttgggttaaattaaccacgaaaatatttacatttgaaccaacaatttgttaaaacaacccaatttAACTTATTCTgtataggttaaattacaaccaatTATTTTAGGTTTGTCGCTTTCTGACTGAACGCTGCATGGGTTGAAAATAAGCTGAAAGTGTTAAAAGTGTAAATGAAATTCTGGCATACAGAGTTTTAATGCATTATCATTATCGACTGTAACGTAAATTATTTGCATTCCCTTataattaaatagaaaaaagcAGGGAAAAAATCATCTCAAGTTTAGCTGTCATGCTTAGCTTGTGTTGTCATGTGGCAATGAGTCAAAAAGGGAGGATTTACGCAAACAGCTTACCGGGGTGTTGTCATGAAAACCACAGTTTCCACTTTTATCTGAAGGAGAAAAGTCATATTATGTCCAGACAAAAAAGTCTCAAATAAAAGAATtgataacactttacttgaaggggtgttcataagactgacattacaccttcataatcatgatatgacacgtgtcatgaacatgaaagagattttatgtacattttatgacattgtttgagctgtctttgttatgacaactggacataaacaaaaacagcataacttgtcatgacaacttgacattaccaagacaacataacttgtcataaatgtttttgaaatgcGATTGAAAATGCTCGGTCTCCTCTGCTCTTGCGCCTAAACCGTGGAACACCAAGAAGCATCTGATTGAACGACCTCAATGaaagcaaaaaaataacacaatttttttattaatttaattaacattaaattaaagttTTTGCAGCTATATGGACCAAACACTGCATGGCTTATACCACCATTGTACTGTTTTCacttaattttaggtgaatctgTCACCAGATgcaataaatataaacatatacattttaattattattattattattattattattggaaggtttaattttatttctctAACACCTGGAGGAAACAAGACAATTATGAAATCAAGAATATTAACGACGCtgtaataaaactatttgacagagtattaacacttaatgacattttaatgacaaatttaatttggaccactgtagttgaggccaagaaaaatatttatgacggtgttataaaactatatgacagagtattaaaacttaatgacattttaatgacagatTTAATTTGGACcgctgtagttgaggtcaagaaaaatattaatgatgctgtaataaaactatttgactaTTTGACTATTTaattacaaatttaatttgtatcaccggtaaaaagtggtcagacataaataaaatggccTCATGACAGCCAATGTCAAAACCAACCACACAGTTtattgtaatgttaacccatgaAGCTAATTAGTTTCCCAATTTTGATCATTtatctgctatgtcatgtttatgacagatttatgtcaaataaattcaaattcaaatgatgtattggtttatgccCAGTTGTCATTAAAGACATCTGAAActatgtcatctttgcattcaaaatgacataattgagcgaatgacacttaatgacaattGTCATATACATGCATAAAATCTTATTTGTGTTAATGAaacatgtcatgtcatgattatgaacatgttatgtcagtcttatgaacaccccatTCAAGTAAAGTGCTACCAAAGAATTATCAAATCACACACACCTCTGGATTTCTTCTTCCACCTCTTCAGAAGAAATACAAGCAGTGTAACTGAGACGATAACAGCAACAGCCACGACACTACATATTACAGCTAATGTAAAGACCATGTTGTCACTCCCACTGTTTAAATATCACATACAATATACGATTAATAACCTTTAAAACATCACACTTTCTCTGGGTGTATTATCTTACATTTTCATAAATTTCATATTACATTTTCTTGTGTTATACAGGTTCATGAGCTTACCTGTGTTCCTCTGTTTGTTTCTCAGATTCAAGAAGCACAGAGGGAGACGTTGAGGACCAGACGTCAATGTAATGTTGCAAGTCTAAGTAGTAGAAAAAGTCAAACGTTTGGATAATTGTTGAACAATTTAGCAATTAATTATTACAATTATCATTAATACAATTATATGCCATAACAATACAGCCTCCATATTTTAAGTGAACATTTGTGCACAGTGATGGTATTTATTACCATGCACAAAGATTTCTCAATCATATAATCTCAGACACCTTCTTACTCAGACAATAAATGCAAAAACCATGTCTTACCATAAATTGTAACTTCAACTTCATATGCGAAAAAGTTTCTGACACCACATTTGTATTTTCCAATATCTGTTATGTTCGGATTTGTAAATATGACATCAAAAAACCAATTGTTATTTTCTGTAAGTATTCTTCCCTCATATTCGGGAGCCACTTCTCCCCAGCTGTTCACAAAGGGAGCACACATCGCCTGTTTGAATTTACAGCAAACTTTTAGATAGTTTTTGTAAAAGATGTCTAAGTCAGTTCTCAAAATCAATCTTCTTGATGAATGACTCACTAGTAACTGTCCGTCTGTTGACTTTAAtcctgaaaaaaatgtattacaaataACAGTATAATAGGCAACATCTTAAATTGTATTGTTACAAGTAAtacataatttaattaataaataaagagaTTAAGAAAAAGTTTCCAATTTTGACATTGAATTCACATAAAGGTTTAACTGTTATCCTAGATGCTCAATCTAATTTAAGATTTAACcgcatgcaaaaaaaaaaaaaaaaaacagaattaaGAACCATTCTTACCATTTCCAAAGAGGACAAGAAGAAAGAAAATCTGCTTCATTTTCCTTCGATAAATTTTTAATCTAAAATCTAAACCCACTCAAGAACATTTGTTGTTCCTCTGCTCATCAAATTGAGGAACCAGCACTGAATATGACCAACATCTGAGCGTAATAACTAGAAGTGTTGCCATATTTATCCATGAccttttaaaatcatttttagaAAATGCGTTAAATTGTCCtgtcataaaatatttttgaatttcaGACACTATGCTGGTCTTCTTTAAAAACCCTATCACTTCAAACAGGTTTAAACACAACGTAAAGGTCCAGTGTgggtttttagcggcatctagtggtgagattgtgaattccAACCAACAGTTCAATCCACAGCAAACCCATCCATTTCGAAACACTAGAAAAGCTAAAATGTAGGGACAAAACTcactctgtagaacagtttgtccgttaagggctactgtagaaacatgacgcgactttcatgtaaggggacctgcgATGTAAATTAAAACtgctcattctaaagtaataaaaacaatactgttcattttaatataaggtctttatacaccactgataatacagttatgtatattatattacatttctttcaagagatctttctaatAGTCCCACATTGTACCTCTATAGACCTATGTGGGATGTTGCTGAATACAATACAAAACACACTGATTTACATTCAGCAATATTAATTTCCTTGTATTACAACCAACAAATCAAAATCCTTGTAAACATAATATCTGTATTGTACTGAAAAGCAGCAGTACTCGCATGTGAAGAATCGTGTTGGGATTTATTTGGTATGTATTTTAAGTTCCTTTTGGTAGCCATCTTTACAGACTCAAAGAAATGATgtcttaaaaaactgaaaaagcagtataatacataaaaaagaaaacaaatcataAACACCTTAGCCGTAGCTAGGAACCGTGCCCCAAAGTTCGATCAATCCTCCAGCATCCTTTTAACCACACTGCTGTAATTCTGACTGTGTCAGTGAGCAGGAGTGTATCATCAATCACATTACATCAAAACATGTAGAATTAAATACAGTATTCTCT contains:
- the LOC141363969 gene encoding uncharacterized protein; this translates as MVFTLAVICSVVAVAVIVSVTLLVFLLKRWKKKSRDKSGNCGFHDNTPQNSQEQNGTIYSAVVFKSHEDQVELYANLQTHRPRHTDPSSTGVIQTRECEYSTILTAHT